One Bacteroidales bacterium DNA segment encodes these proteins:
- a CDS encoding glycyl radical protein: MLSERIKQLRDQSLQAINTLSHERALLLTEFYQSNEAKNVSIPVQRAMAFRHILQNKKICINDGELIVGERGPAPKAVPTYPEICLHSLEDLEILHTRPKVSYKSDEETRKVYREIIIPFWQGRTQRDRIFAAMDRQWIEAYQAGIFTEFMEQRSPGHTVLGGKIYQKGFLDFIKEIDEQLRMLVNVGVSDAEAKSEELRAMKITALAMIRFAERHSEELIRISNFKFQGAENKEKRAELSEMADICRWVPAHAPRSFHEALQYYWFVHIGVITELNPWDSFNPGRLDQNLYPFYQREIAAGSLTHEKAKEILQSFWIKFNNQPAPPKIGVTAKESSTYTDFALINVGGVKPDGSNAVNKLSYLILDVVEEMRILQPSSMVQLSRENPDSFIERAMHIVKTGFGQPSIFNTDAIVQELVRQGKTIEDARDGGASGCVESGAFGKEAYWLTGYFNLPKVLEITFHGGIDPRTGKKTGLETPGLETIDNFADLLNTFQSQLNFFIDIKIKGNLIIEKLFAENMPVPFLSVLIEDCIVNGKDYNAGGARYNTSYIQGVGLGSVTDMLTALKYWVYDGKTVRREDGKTVRMEDGRTVRLEEMFHAMAADFVGYEDLRYKLIYETPKYGNDDDYADELAVKVFDMFFDAVDGRPNTRGGKHHIMMLPTTSHIYFGSVTGATPDGRKAWQPLSEGISPFQGADIKGPTAVLKSASKIGHLRTGGTLLNQKFTPQLLNDEKGITSVAKLIRGYFRLNGHHIQFNVVTADTLREAQKHPEKYRDLIVRVAGYSDYFNDLGTELQDEIIRRTEHALI, translated from the coding sequence ATGCTTTCGGAAAGAATAAAGCAATTAAGAGACCAGAGCCTGCAGGCGATCAATACGCTCTCTCACGAACGGGCGCTGTTGTTAACGGAATTTTATCAGTCCAATGAAGCGAAGAATGTTTCCATCCCCGTTCAAAGGGCCATGGCTTTCCGGCATATCCTGCAAAATAAAAAGATTTGCATTAACGATGGTGAACTGATCGTCGGTGAACGCGGCCCTGCGCCCAAGGCCGTGCCGACCTACCCGGAGATATGCCTGCATTCACTGGAGGACCTGGAGATACTCCATACCCGCCCTAAGGTTTCGTATAAGTCGGATGAGGAAACCCGTAAGGTATACAGAGAAATCATCATCCCATTCTGGCAGGGCCGCACTCAGCGCGACCGGATATTTGCCGCGATGGACCGGCAATGGATCGAGGCTTACCAAGCCGGCATTTTTACCGAGTTCATGGAACAACGTTCCCCGGGACATACAGTGCTTGGTGGTAAGATTTATCAGAAAGGATTCCTGGATTTCATTAAAGAGATTGATGAGCAATTGAGAATGTTGGTTAACGTCGGTGTCAGTGATGCGGAAGCTAAGAGCGAAGAACTGAGGGCAATGAAGATAACCGCGCTGGCTATGATCCGTTTTGCAGAGCGCCATTCCGAAGAACTGATCCGAATTTCAAATTTCAAATTTCAAGGTGCCGAAAACAAAGAGAAAAGGGCTGAGCTATCAGAGATGGCTGATATTTGCCGTTGGGTACCTGCACATGCTCCCAGGTCCTTTCATGAAGCGCTGCAATACTATTGGTTCGTTCATATCGGCGTGATTACCGAGCTGAATCCCTGGGATTCATTTAACCCCGGCCGGCTCGACCAGAACCTCTACCCATTTTATCAGCGCGAAATCGCTGCAGGCAGCCTTACCCATGAAAAAGCCAAAGAAATCCTGCAATCATTCTGGATAAAATTCAACAACCAACCGGCCCCTCCGAAGATAGGAGTTACGGCCAAGGAAAGCAGCACATACACTGACTTCGCCCTGATCAATGTCGGCGGTGTCAAGCCCGACGGAAGCAATGCAGTCAACAAACTAAGCTACCTTATCCTCGACGTTGTGGAAGAGATGCGAATCCTCCAGCCAAGCTCGATGGTGCAACTCAGCAGGGAGAACCCTGACAGTTTTATCGAACGGGCAATGCACATTGTCAAAACAGGTTTCGGCCAGCCGAGTATTTTCAATACGGATGCTATCGTTCAGGAACTTGTCAGACAAGGAAAAACAATCGAAGATGCCCGTGATGGAGGAGCCAGCGGCTGCGTGGAAAGCGGAGCTTTCGGCAAAGAAGCCTACTGGCTAACTGGTTACTTCAACCTGCCTAAGGTGCTCGAGATCACCTTTCACGGTGGAATTGATCCGAGGACCGGTAAAAAAACAGGGTTGGAAACCCCGGGGTTGGAAACCATCGATAATTTCGCTGACCTTTTAAATACTTTCCAGAGTCAACTCAACTTTTTCATCGACATCAAAATAAAAGGCAACCTTATTATTGAAAAGCTTTTTGCTGAAAATATGCCGGTGCCTTTCCTCTCGGTCCTGATTGAAGACTGCATCGTCAATGGAAAAGACTACAATGCCGGCGGCGCGCGGTATAATACCTCCTATATTCAGGGCGTGGGCCTGGGCAGCGTAACGGATATGCTCACGGCGCTGAAATATTGGGTTTATGACGGCAAGACGGTAAGACGGGAGGACGGTAAGACTGTAAGAATGGAAGACGGCAGGACGGTGAGACTGGAAGAGATGTTTCATGCAATGGCTGCTGACTTTGTGGGATATGAGGATTTACGGTATAAATTGATCTATGAAACCCCCAAGTATGGTAATGATGATGACTATGCCGATGAGCTGGCGGTCAAAGTGTTTGATATGTTTTTTGATGCGGTGGATGGCAGACCGAACACCAGGGGCGGAAAGCACCACATCATGATGCTGCCCACCACCAGCCACATTTATTTCGGAAGTGTGACCGGGGCCACACCGGATGGACGCAAAGCATGGCAGCCGCTTTCCGAGGGCATCTCGCCATTCCAGGGTGCCGACATCAAAGGTCCGACAGCGGTGTTGAAATCAGCATCCAAGATCGGCCACCTGCGAACAGGTGGAACTTTGCTGAACCAGAAATTCACTCCTCAGCTGCTGAACGATGAAAAAGGCATAACCAGCGTCGCAAAGCTCATCCGGGGCTATTTCCGCCTTAATGGGCATCACATCCAGTTTAATGTGGTCACAGCAGATACCTTGCGCGAAGCGCAGAAACATCCTGAAAAATACCGTGACCTGATCGTGCGGGTTGCCGGCTACAGTGATTATTTCAATGACCTGGGCACGGAACTGCAGGATGAGATTATCAGACGGACTGAACACGCACTAATTTGA
- a CDS encoding long-chain fatty acid--CoA ligase, which translates to MKEHIAHMIRDRAARYGSREVFRYRESLGGSFKSYTWNEFTRDADRVSRALISLGFGHESLIGIFSDNRLEWTITDIGILGIRGVVVPFFGTASRSQVKYIVDETEMKLMFVGNKEQLEKAIWLLDHSGSLKRIVIFQDGTETTDERCITWENFLKLGNDPLFGEELEQLYDQAQPFDLATILYTSGTTGEPKGVMLGHDNFMECFAIHDNRLDITDQDVSMCFLPLSHIFERTWTFYLMYCGAVNVFLENPREVISVMPIANPTVMCTVPRFFEKTYEGIQVETAKWPKVKKNIFDWAIAVGHQCNEYSSKSMDLPSGLKFKRNIAEKLVLKKLRNVFGKNIRQMPCAGAAIREDLLRFFHATGLFVTYGYGATETTATVSCFKNEWYEFESCGTVMPGLAVKFSEEGEIMVKGPTVFRGYYKKPEETAKALKDGWYMTGDEGHFTSDGNLVMSDRIKDLFKTSVGKYVSPQKLELLLGQEKLIEQVIVVGDNRKYVSALIVPSFEHLKSVAEKLGIDTSDRKILTSHPAILKLFQVKLDQIQADVTPYERVVKFTLLAEPFSVENSAMTSTLKLRRKVIAEQYVELIELMYSAG; encoded by the coding sequence ATGAAAGAGCATATTGCCCATATGATCCGCGATCGTGCTGCCCGCTATGGCTCACGCGAAGTTTTCAGGTATCGGGAGAGCCTTGGCGGATCCTTTAAAAGTTATACCTGGAATGAGTTTACCCGCGATGCCGACAGGGTTTCCCGTGCACTCATCTCGCTGGGTTTCGGGCATGAGTCCCTTATTGGTATTTTCAGCGATAACCGGCTGGAATGGACTATTACAGATATCGGCATTTTAGGCATCAGGGGTGTAGTGGTGCCATTCTTTGGAACCGCTTCAAGATCACAAGTTAAATATATCGTCGACGAAACGGAAATGAAGCTGATGTTCGTCGGGAACAAAGAACAGCTCGAAAAAGCGATCTGGCTGCTGGACCATTCAGGAAGCCTGAAGAGAATCGTCATTTTCCAGGATGGAACTGAAACAACCGACGAAAGATGCATCACCTGGGAAAACTTCCTTAAACTTGGCAATGACCCGCTTTTTGGTGAGGAACTTGAGCAGCTCTACGACCAGGCCCAGCCATTCGACCTGGCCACCATCCTCTACACTTCCGGGACCACCGGCGAGCCGAAAGGGGTCATGCTGGGACATGATAATTTCATGGAATGTTTTGCCATTCACGATAACAGGCTGGACATTACCGACCAGGATGTTTCCATGTGCTTCCTGCCTCTTAGTCATATATTTGAGCGTACCTGGACATTTTACCTGATGTACTGCGGAGCAGTGAATGTTTTCCTTGAAAATCCCAGGGAAGTCATCAGCGTCATGCCAATCGCAAATCCCACCGTGATGTGCACTGTGCCAAGATTTTTCGAAAAAACCTATGAAGGGATACAGGTCGAAACAGCAAAATGGCCGAAGGTTAAAAAGAACATTTTCGACTGGGCCATCGCCGTTGGTCACCAGTGCAACGAGTACAGTAGCAAATCGATGGATCTGCCATCAGGATTAAAATTCAAACGAAATATTGCTGAAAAGCTGGTACTGAAAAAGTTGCGTAACGTGTTCGGAAAAAACATCCGCCAGATGCCCTGTGCCGGCGCTGCCATCCGTGAGGACCTCCTCCGGTTTTTCCATGCCACAGGGCTTTTTGTAACCTATGGCTACGGGGCCACTGAAACGACGGCTACTGTTTCATGTTTTAAAAACGAATGGTACGAATTTGAATCCTGCGGTACCGTGATGCCGGGTTTAGCTGTCAAGTTCAGCGAAGAAGGTGAGATCATGGTCAAAGGGCCGACAGTTTTCAGGGGATATTATAAAAAGCCGGAAGAAACGGCTAAAGCACTTAAAGATGGTTGGTATATGACAGGTGACGAGGGACACTTTACCAGTGACGGAAACCTGGTGATGAGCGACCGGATTAAAGACCTCTTCAAAACATCGGTCGGGAAATATGTATCGCCGCAGAAACTGGAATTGCTGCTCGGACAGGAAAAACTAATCGAGCAGGTCATCGTGGTTGGCGACAACCGGAAATACGTTTCTGCCCTGATCGTTCCATCTTTCGAACACCTTAAAAGTGTGGCTGAAAAACTTGGCATCGACACGTCTGACCGTAAAATACTTACATCTCATCCGGCAATATTAAAGCTCTTCCAGGTGAAGCTTGACCAGATCCAGGCAGATGTAACTCCATATGAAAGGGTAGTAAAATTCACCTTGCTCGCCGAGCCGTTCAGTGTTGAAAACAGCGCTATGACCAGCACGCTCAAACTGCGAAGAAAGGTGATTGCAGAGCAATACGTGGAACTAATTGAACTGATGTACTCAGCGGGTTAA
- a CDS encoding glycyl-radical enzyme activating protein, whose amino-acid sequence MNSLVFDIRHYTIHDGPGIRTTVFFKGCPLRCRWCHNPESQESGVGQVLVQRVLDGKLFESKLAVGSWQSAGEVMKEIAKDAVFYDESGGGVTFSGGEPLLQSEALKELLGLCREQGYHTAIDTSGHAEPVAMERVMELAGLWLFDLKLMDDSRHMEYTGVSNELALKNLETLALAGKEIIIRFPFIPGITDGKDNLEALAMLMLRLGLKRIDILPYHAITRDKYRRMGKDFLLESLKGPDDAKVDEIMTFFKDRGYLVGVGG is encoded by the coding sequence TTGAATTCTTTAGTATTTGACATCCGCCATTACACCATCCACGACGGCCCGGGGATCCGGACGACAGTCTTCTTTAAGGGCTGCCCGCTTCGCTGTCGGTGGTGCCATAACCCGGAGAGCCAGGAGAGTGGAGTAGGGCAGGTTTTAGTGCAAAGGGTCCTGGATGGGAAGCTGTTTGAAAGCAAGTTGGCAGTTGGCAGTTGGCAGTCGGCAGGGGAGGTTATGAAAGAGATTGCGAAAGATGCTGTGTTTTATGACGAATCGGGCGGCGGGGTGACGTTTTCCGGCGGCGAACCGCTGTTGCAGTCAGAAGCTTTGAAGGAACTGCTGGGGCTTTGCCGGGAACAAGGCTATCACACGGCCATCGATACCTCGGGGCATGCAGAACCGGTTGCTATGGAAAGGGTCATGGAACTGGCCGGCCTCTGGTTGTTTGACCTGAAGCTGATGGATGACTCCAGGCACATGGAATATACCGGTGTTTCAAATGAACTTGCTTTGAAGAACCTCGAAACGCTTGCCCTGGCAGGGAAAGAGATTATTATCCGTTTTCCGTTCATACCCGGGATTACTGACGGAAAAGATAACCTGGAAGCTCTAGCAATGCTTATGTTAAGGCTTGGACTGAAACGGATCGATATTTTACCCTATCACGCAATCACAAGGGATAAATACCGGCGGATGGGGAAAGATTTCCTGTTGGAAAGTCTAAAAGGACCTGATGATGCCAAAGTTGATGAGATAATGACGTTTTTTAAAGATAGGGGTTATTTGGTTGGAGTTGGAGGTTAA
- a CDS encoding DUF86 domain-containing protein, which translates to MDDRNLQRLLHIHEAIFSIHKFCQDKTLENFREDDLLFSAVLQKFLIIGESVAKIDQDLLDKYTYPWYKPRAFRNFIAHEYFHIRPERIWDTIHNNLNGLDEMIRIILKDEYNYED; encoded by the coding sequence ATGGATGACAGGAACCTTCAGCGGCTTTTACATATTCATGAGGCCATTTTTTCCATCCATAAGTTTTGCCAGGATAAAACATTGGAAAATTTCAGGGAGGATGACTTGCTTTTCAGCGCTGTTTTACAGAAGTTTCTGATCATTGGAGAATCGGTGGCAAAGATTGACCAGGATTTACTGGACAAATACACCTATCCATGGTATAAGCCACGCGCTTTCAGAAATTTCATCGCTCATGAATATTTTCACATCAGGCCGGAACGGATCTGGGATACTATCCACAACAACCTGAACGGATTGGATGAGATGATCCGTATAATCTTAAAAGACGAATACAATTATGAAGATTAG
- a CDS encoding nucleotidyltransferase domain-containing protein: MSTVGLRLRELREKAGISLRKAAILSGIDLAVLSKIERGKRQFNKNQIIKLAELYEVNLDDLLKQYLGEKVLYNLKDEQLATEALKMAEKSIQYGKLSNLDINEIILKSRSVLKGDNRIENAWIFGSYARRDQKPGSDLDIMIKIKSGATFSLYDMAEIQYQLENLFGLKVDVVEKDALSPLTFESILTEMIVIYG; this comes from the coding sequence ATGTCAACTGTTGGACTGAGATTAAGGGAGTTAAGGGAGAAAGCCGGGATATCCTTGCGTAAAGCGGCAATTCTGTCCGGCATTGACTTAGCGGTACTGAGCAAAATTGAGCGGGGTAAAAGGCAGTTTAATAAAAATCAGATCATCAAACTGGCTGAGTTGTATGAGGTTAACCTGGATGACCTGCTGAAGCAATATTTAGGAGAAAAAGTCCTTTATAATTTAAAAGACGAACAACTGGCTACCGAGGCCCTGAAGATGGCCGAAAAATCAATCCAATATGGGAAATTATCTAATCTGGATATTAATGAAATTATACTGAAATCCAGGTCAGTTTTAAAAGGAGATAACAGGATTGAGAATGCATGGATTTTCGGTTCCTATGCCCGCCGGGATCAAAAACCGGGCAGTGACCTGGATATCATGATCAAAATTAAGAGCGGTGCAACTTTCAGCCTGTATGACATGGCGGAAATTCAATATCAGCTTGAGAACCTTTTCGGTTTAAAGGTTGATGTTGTGGAAAAAGATGCCCTGAGCCCTTTAACTTTTGAGTCAATATTGACTGAAATGATTGTGATTTATGGATGA